From Methanotorris formicicus Mc-S-70, one genomic window encodes:
- a CDS encoding class I SAM-dependent methyltransferase, which yields MNVKDFYENWNLSNIPKYAKLLMNFEEELIFDIISNLDEFDKIKNKKDALILDCGCGFGSFYNLTKDSNTIYLDISLNLLKKFNIKTNKICGDILNLPFKDKSFDLILCIDVLEHVDYKKALSEIKRVLKNNGVCIVVVVNKNSIINEELFTDWKIHHQPLGIEDFGVEGFYITYWKTFYFVHPIFKILPTKILEKFLNFFKKVDNKLGNTKMFKNKGQFLICVFKVR from the coding sequence ATGAATGTGAAGGATTTTTATGAAAATTGGAATTTAAGTAATATCCCAAAATATGCCAAATTACTCATGAATTTTGAAGAAGAACTTATTTTTGATATAATTTCTAATTTGGATGAATTTGATAAAATAAAAAACAAAAAAGATGCTCTAATTTTAGATTGTGGTTGTGGATTTGGATCTTTCTATAATTTAACAAAAGATTCAAATACAATTTATTTGGACATTTCATTGAATCTACTAAAAAAATTCAACATAAAAACCAATAAAATTTGTGGGGATATATTAAATCTGCCTTTTAAAGATAAATCCTTTGATTTAATTTTATGCATAGATGTTTTAGAACATGTTGATTATAAAAAGGCATTGAGTGAGATAAAGAGGGTTTTAAAAAATAATGGGGTGTGTATTGTTGTGGTGGTTAATAAAAACTCCATAATAAATGAGGAATTGTTTACAGATTGGAAGATACACCATCAACCTTTAGGCATTGAGGACTTCGGTGTAGAGGGGTTTTATATAACATATTGGAAGACCTTCTACTTTGTGCATCCAATTTTTAAGATACTTCCTACAAAGATATTGGAAAAATTTTTAAATTTTTTTAAAAAAGTTGATAATAAATTAGGCAATAC